ATTACAGGGAGTTTCCTGGAAAGCACTGGTTGGAAATCGATCTGAGCCGTCGAAAAAGCTATATCGAGGAGCTTCCACCGTGGTCGAACCTCACGCTCCCAAGTAATTCACAACACAAATACTTGTACTGGTTCAGCGTGAAACGCCGGTTGGTCGAAAAAGCTAACGCACTTTTGCCGCGAGTTTTTGTTTTGATCTGATCAGAGGATGAAATGGGGGACGCTGTCCCCCAAACCCCCTGGGATTTTTCGCTTTGCTGTCGATCCCGCAGGAGGCCGGCCTGGGCGACCAAAGCCGCCCAAGCCTGCGGTATTCGAGTCCCCCGCGGCGCTCGGGTTGCTTCCCAGCAGAGCCCTATCCTCCGGGGGGACGCCGGCGAGCTTACCGGCCCGCGATTGTTTTCCAAGCCTCCAATGTTCATAACCGCACTTCCGGGTGGGCCCGGCGCTGCCGTCGTTGCTCGCGCGCCGCTTCCAGCTTCCGATCCCGCGCGGCGTGAATCTCCGTGTGCCGGCCTTCCAGTCGATCCTTGGGGGTCACATACCCCAAGGCACTGTGCAAGCGCACGGTGTTGTAATGCTCCACAAATTCGCCCACCACCCGCCGCGCATCCTCGATCGTCAGGGGCGTCTTGGGCCGAATCGCTTGCTCCTTCAAAGTCCGATGATACCGTTCGAGCTTGCCGTTGCTCTGCGGATAATGCGGGCTGGTCAACACGTGCGTGGTTTGCCACAGCCGCAGAAACTCCTTGAAATCCTTGGCCACAAATTGCGGACCGTTGTCGGAAATGATCTGCGGTCGCGCTTGGGGATGCTTTTCGCGAGCTCGTTGTAAGACGATCTCGGCGTCGGCTTCTTTCATCGCCTCCCGAATCTCCCAGTGCACAATGGACCGAGAACACCCGTCCAGAATGCTGCACAGGTAGT
The DNA window shown above is from Verrucomicrobiota bacterium and carries:
- a CDS encoding IS3 family transposase, translating into MDFVRHWSERTEICYEQLLRWIGLASRKFRDWRSRYGKANEHNFLVPRDHWLEDWEKAAIVKFFAEYPLEGYRRLCFMMLDRDIVAVSPASVYRVLKAEGLLANRWQKPSRKGTGFVQPLEPHDHWHIDFSYVNVGGTFYYLCSILDGCSRSIVHWEIREAMKEADAEIVLQRAREKHPQARPQIISDNGPQFVAKDFKEFLRLWQTTHVLTSPHYPQSNGKLERYHRTLKEQAIRPKTPLTIEDARRVVGEFVEHYNTVRLHSALGYVTPKDRLEGRHTEIHAARDRKLEAAREQRRQRRAHPEVRL